One window of the Periophthalmus magnuspinnatus isolate fPerMag1 chromosome 17, fPerMag1.2.pri, whole genome shotgun sequence genome contains the following:
- the LOC117384984 gene encoding E3 ubiquitin-protein ligase MARCHF6-like isoform X1 — MDTAEEADICRVCRSEGTQDKPLYHPCVCTGSIKFIHQECLLQWLKHSRKEYCELCKHRFAFTPIYSPDMPSRLPVQDIFAGLVTSIGTAIRYWFHYTLVAFAWLGVVPLTACRIYKCLFTGSVSSLLTLPLDMLSTQNLLADCLQGCFVVTCTLCAFISLVWLREQIVHGGAPQWLEQNPVPLVPNPPHGPAAANEDPGGNGAENVPVGADAAEGQNPANPAAAVDQHEAGHHGDEAELEDDDGEDDDGEEDDDEDEEVREEEAADANNAGQEDLNWNALEWDRAAEELTWERMLGLDGSLVFLEHVFWVVSLNTLFILVFAFCPYHIGHFSVVGLGFEEYIEASHFEGLITTILGYILLAGALIVFHAFASLVKFQRSRRLLGVCYIVVKVSLLVVMEIGLFPLICGWWLDICSLEMFDATLKDREQSFDSAPGTTLFLHWLVGMVYVFYFASFILLLREVLRPGVLWFLRNLNDPDFNPVQEMIHLPIYRHLRRFILSVVVFGSIVLLMLWLPIRIIKLLFPTFLPYNVMLYSDAPVSELSLELLLLQVVLPALLEQGHTRQWLKRLVHAWTFTVGYVLDLHSYLLGDFEEEENQPNNNNNNNPPGRHNNNRILGLGEGLHAAHQAILQQGGPVGFQPYIRPMNFPLKITLLVIFMCVTLLMASLICLTLPVSAGRWLMSFWMGGAVVHELYTAASGLYVCWLSIRAATMLLSWMPQGRTVIMLKVHEWTVMIVKTMVVAVLLAGVIPLLLGLLFELVIVAPLRVPLDQTPLFYPWQDWALGVLHAKIIAAITLMGPQWWLKTVIEQVYANGIRNIDLLYIVRRLAAPVICVLLLSLCVPYTVSKGVTPLLAVQTEMQTLVERRIYPFLLMVVILLAILSFQIRQFKRLYEHIKNDKYLVGQRLVNYERRSTSASYSTS, encoded by the exons ATGGATACCGCTGAGGAag CAGATATTTGTCGGGTTTGTCGGTCAGAGGGGACCCAGGACAAGCCTCTTTACCATCCTTGTGTCTGCACTGGAAGCATCAAATTCATTCATCAAGAATG tctGCTCCAGTGGttgaaacacagcagaaaagAATACTGTGAACTATGTAAACACCGGTTTGCATTTAcaccaa tCTATTCTCCAGACATGCCGTCCCGTTTGCCTGTCCAGGACATTTTTGCAGGGCTGGTCACAAGTATTGGGACAGCCATCAGATACTGGTTTCACTACACACTGGTAGCCTTTGCTTGGCTTGGAGTGGTGCCTCTTACAGCAT GTCGtatttacaaatgtttatttactGGCTCCGTGAGCTCTCTCCTTACTCTACCATTAGATATGCTATCTAC ACAGAACCTGCTTGCTGATTGTCTCCAAGGTTGTTTTGTGGTCACGTGTACACTATGCGCCTTCATTAGCCTtgtgtggctcagagaacaAATAGTGCATGGTGGGGCCCCTCAGTGGTTGGAACAAAACCCAGTCCCCCTGGTACCAAACCCGCCACATGGCCCGGCTGCAGCCAATGAG GATCCTGGAGGGAATGGTGCAGAGAACGTTCCTGTTGGTGCTGATGCTGCAGAAGGCCAGAACCCTGCCAATCCGGCAGCAGCGGTTGACCAACATGAAGcaggtcaccatggagatgaggCTGAGCTTGAGGATGATGATGGTGAGGATGATGATGGTGAAGAAGACGATGATGAAGACGAGGAGGTCAGGGAGGAGGAGGCCGCAGACGCCAATAATGCAGGACAAG AAGATTTGAACTGGAATGCATTGGAATGGGATCGTGCTGCTGAGGAACTTACTTGGGAAAGG ATGCTGGGCCTGGATGGGTCCCTTGTTTTCCTG GAGCATGTCTTCTGGGTGGTTTCTCTCAACACACTTTTCATTCTGGTGTTTG CATTTTGCCCTTACCATATTGGCCATTTCTCAGTGGTGGGATTAGGGTTTGAAGAATAT ATCGAAGCATCACACTTTGAAGGGTTAATTACCACAATACTGGGCTACATCTTACTTGCTGGAGCTTTAATAGTGTTTCAT GCATTTGCTTCTTTGGTAAAGTTCCAGCGATCCAGGCGTCTACTGGGAGTCTGCTATATTGTTGTCAAG GTTTCACTCCTTGTTGTGATGGAAATTGGCTTGTTCCCTCTGATCTGTGGTTGGTGGCTTGACATCTGCTCATTG GAGATGTTTGATGCTACACTCAAAGACAGAGAGCAAAGTTTTGACTCTGCGCCTGGAACCACTCTGTTCCTCCATTGGTTGGTTGGAATGGTCTATGTTTTCTACTTTGCATCATTTATCCTTCTTCTCAGAGAA GTGCTCCGACCCGGTGTGCTGTGGTTCCTGAGAAATCTGAATGACCCAGATTTTAACCCAGTGCAAGAGATGATTCACCTTCCCATTTACAGGCACCTGCGGAGGTTCATTCTATCTGTG GTGGTGTTTGGCTCTATAGTCCTGCTGATGCTCTGGCTCCCTATCAGGATAATCAAACTACTCTTTCCTACCTTCCTTCCCTACAATGTCATGCTGTACAG TGATGCCCCTGTCAGTGAGCTGTCAttggagctgctgctgcttcaaGTGGTTCTCCCTGCGTTACTGGAGCAGGGACACACTCGACAGTGGCTCAAACGCCTTGTCCACGCCTGGACCTTTACTGTTGGATATGTGCT agatctCCATTCATACCTGCTTGGAGATtttgaagaggaggagaaccagcccaataacaacaataacaacaacccACCTGGTCGTCATAACAACAACAGGATACTTGGCTTGGGGGAGGGGCTTCATGCTGCTCATCAGGCTATTTTACAGCAGGGTGGTCCTGTTGGGTTTCAGCCATACATCCGACCCATGAACTTCCCTTTGAAG ATCACGTTGTTGGTTATCTTTATGTGTGTGACTTTGTTAATGGCCAGTCTCATCTGTCTCACTCTGCCAG TCTCCGCTGGTCgttggctgatgtctttctggATGGGCGGAGCTGTGGTCCATGAGCTCTACACAGCAGCCAGTGGTCTGTACGTGTGCTGGCTTTCCATCCGAGCTGCTACCATGTTGTTGTCCTGGATGCCTCAGGGACGAACTGTCATCATGCTCAAAGTGCATGAGTGGACCGTCATG ATTGTGAAGACGATGGTGGTGGCGGTGCTGTTGGCTGGTGTCATCCCTTTGCTCCTGGGTCTGCTGTTCGAGCTGGTCATTGTGGCTCCTCTCCGAGTCCCACTGGACCAGACGCCTCTGTTTTACCCCTGGCAG GACTGGGCTTTGGGTGTGCTCCACGCTAAAATTATAGCAGCAATAACACTAATGGGCCCGCAATGGTGGCTCAAAACAGTCATTGAACAG GTCTATGCTAATGGTATCCGTAACATTGACCTGCTTTATATTGTGAGGAGACTTGCTGCTCCAGTCAtctgtgtgctgctgctgtctTTATGTGTGCCATATACAGTCTCTAAAGGAGTCACACCGCTACTGG CCGTGCAGACTGAAATGCAGACACtggtggagaggagaatctATCCATTTCTGCTAATGGTCGTCATACTATTGGCTATTCTGTCCTTCCAGATCCGCCAGTTCAAAAGACTCTACGAGCACATTAAAAATGACAA ATACCTGGTTGGACAGCGGTTAGTTAACTATGAACGTAGGAGCACCAGTGCATCCTATAGCACCtcttaa
- the ankrd33bb gene encoding ankyrin repeat domain-containing protein 33B encodes MVLTVNQIDELKVRENGFAKGGGMGDFPNNKSAMDLPVMSITTIDEEGESEVAAEDENITFEVSYTRNYWEDEDDIYQEFEELDFESLPDHTDTRSIASDDSFYPPECADGTGLERTPSPDSPEPISFYKACCNNNSIIVKIMIRQGVTEEEVVETDKNRRSGLIAACYHGYIDVVMALSQCPYVDVNWQDNEGNTALITAAQAGHAFITNFLLNYFPGLDLERRNCHGFTALMKAAMQGRTECVRTLMLAGADVQARDGGRGLTPREWALFTGRHDTANFMNVLMARPCAEQFCDSFPLEWPLLEELVAEAEKPKPCWKNVLSLVSCCHYKFYITNKISPVDDGVLEHMVRATTSICSPFIATAAHTVSPGSPPCIGKRRYAVQEILKRRRLAELKSLGPERLNHYKRFFQNSRVQLIPRAVDRRASLQPQLLTEVAAAASSMALRRASLLPLHLLRRASVRPGLIVPKVRLCKASNPNYKPDKVCRSRNKNQLQVPKWDYKMKKVERKQEEEKNKLVLNMKRR; translated from the exons ATGGTGTTAACAGTCAACCAAATTGATGAGTTAAAGGTTCGAGAGAATGGGTTTGCTAAAGGAGGGGGCATGGGGGATTTTCCCAATAATAAATCAGCCATGGATTTGCCTGTCATGTCCATCACCACGATTGACGAAGAGGGAGAGTCTGAAGTGGCAGCCGAGGATGAAAATATCACATTCGAAGTTTCATATACTCGTAACTACTGGGAGGATGAGGATGATATCTACCAGGAGTTTGAAGAACTGGACTTTGAATCGCTGCCAGACCACACAGACACTCGGAGTATTGCGTCAGATGATTCCTTCTACCCCCCAGAGTGTGCAGATGGGACAGGGTTGGAGCGAACCCCGAGTCCAGATAGCCCCGAGCCTATCTCCTTCTATAAGGCCTGCTGTAACAACAACTCCATCATTGTCAAGATTATGATCCGCCAAGGGGTGACTGAGGAGGAAGTGGTGGAGACAGACAAGAACAGGAGA AGTGGCCTTATTGCAGCATGTTACCATGGTTACATTGATGTCGTGATGGCCCTGTCCCAGTGCCCGTACGTGGATGTAAACTGGCAGGACAACGAGGGCAACACGGCACTCATCACTGCAGCACAAGCAG GTCACGCGTTCATCACCAACTTTTTGCTGAATTACTTCCCTGGTCTGGACCTCGAGAGAAGGAACTGTCATGGCTTCACCGCTCTGATGAAAGCAGCCATGCAGGGTCGCACCGAGTGTGTCCGCACTCTTATGCTGGCAG GGGCAGATGTCCAGGCCCGGGACGGTGGGCGTGGCCTGACCCCTCGTGAATGGGCTCTGTTCACCGGACGACATGACACGGCTAACTTCATGAACGTGCTGATGGCCCGGCCCTGCGCAGAGCAGTTCTGTGACTCCTTCCCTCTGGAGTGGCCCTTGTTGGAG GAGCTGGTGGCTGAAGCGGAGAAACCAAAGCCCTGTTGGAAGAATGTGCTGAGCCTGGTCAGCTGCTGCCATTATAAGTTCTACATCACCAATAAGATATCCCCAGTGGACGATGGAGTGTTGGAACACATGGTGCGTGCCACCACCAGTATCTGCAGTCCATTCATCGCCACAGCAGCCCACACAGTGAGCCCGGGCAGCCCCCCGTGCATTGGGAAGAGGCGCTATGCAGTACAGGAGATCCTGAAGAGGAGGCGCCTGGCTGAGCTCAAGAGCCTGGGCCCTGAGCGGTTGAACCACTACAAGAGGTTCTTCCAGAACTCCAGGGTGCAGCTGATCCCTCGAGCTGTGGACCGCAGGGCCAGTCTGCAGCCTCAGCTGCTGACAGAGGTGGCTGCTGCTGCCTCCTCCATGGCCCTGAGAAGAGCCAGCCTGCTCCCTCTGCACCTACTCCGCAGAGCCAGTGTCCGGCCCGGCCTCATCGTCCCCAAAGTGCGCCTCTGCAAGGCCTCCAATCCCAACTACAAACCTGACAAAGTCTGCAGGAGCCGGAATAAGAACCAGCTACAGGTGCCCAAGTGGGACTATAAAATGAAGAAGGTGGAGAGGaaacaggaagaggagaaaaataAACTTGTGCTCAACATGAAACGCAGGTGA
- the atpsckmt gene encoding ATP synthase subunit C lysine N-methyltransferase, whose product MSQEDTFLGVPCHGKDDLVQNKNRSRLGLIVTGVVGGSLVALYAVAAPFVAPALRKVCLPFVPATTVQVTNVLSALRPRTGNLVDIGSGDGRIVIAAAKQGFRASGFELNPWLVWYSRYKAWKEGVHHTTSFHISDLWKVSFAQYPNVVIFGVPQMMERLEHKLAEELPSTAKVVACRFPFPTWLPEQTVGEGIDTVWVYDAKTFKCHKKTRTVSEQSQHGQ is encoded by the exons ATGTCACAAGAAGACACATTTCTGGGAGTCCCATGCCATGGTAAAGACGACCTagtccaaaacaaaaacagaagccGTCTCGGTCTCATTGTCACTGGTGTTGTGGGCGGCTCACTCGTGGCTCTTTACGCGGTGGCTGCGCCGTTTGTTGCCCCTGCCCTGAGAAAGGTCTGCCTCCCATTCGTTCCTGCGACCACGGTTCAAGTGACCAATGTCCTCAGCGCCCTCCGACCTAGGACGGGAAATCTGGTGGATATTGGGAGCGGAGACGGACGCATA GTGATAGCAGCAGCCAAGCAGGGCTTTCGAGCATCAGGGTTTGAGTTGAACCCGTGGCTGGTGTGGTATTCACGCTACAAAGCTTGGAAGGAAGGCGTCCATCACACAACATCTTTCCATATATCTGACCTCTGGAAG GTCAGTTTTGCGCAGTACCCCAATGTTGTAATTTTTGGAGTACCCCAAATG ATGGAGAGATTGGAACACAAGCTGGCTGAAGAGCTACCGAGCACAGCCAAGGTGGTGGCATGTAGATTCCCTTTTCCCACATGGCTCCCTGAACAAACGGTTGGGGAAGGCATAGACACTGTGTGGGTATATGATGCCAAGACATTCAAATGTCACAAAAAGACAAGGACAGTATCTGAACAGAGCCAACATGGACAATAA
- the LOC117384984 gene encoding E3 ubiquitin-protein ligase MARCHF6-like isoform X2, which yields MDTAEEDICRVCRSEGTQDKPLYHPCVCTGSIKFIHQECLLQWLKHSRKEYCELCKHRFAFTPIYSPDMPSRLPVQDIFAGLVTSIGTAIRYWFHYTLVAFAWLGVVPLTACRIYKCLFTGSVSSLLTLPLDMLSTQNLLADCLQGCFVVTCTLCAFISLVWLREQIVHGGAPQWLEQNPVPLVPNPPHGPAAANEDPGGNGAENVPVGADAAEGQNPANPAAAVDQHEAGHHGDEAELEDDDGEDDDGEEDDDEDEEVREEEAADANNAGQEDLNWNALEWDRAAEELTWERMLGLDGSLVFLEHVFWVVSLNTLFILVFAFCPYHIGHFSVVGLGFEEYIEASHFEGLITTILGYILLAGALIVFHAFASLVKFQRSRRLLGVCYIVVKVSLLVVMEIGLFPLICGWWLDICSLEMFDATLKDREQSFDSAPGTTLFLHWLVGMVYVFYFASFILLLREVLRPGVLWFLRNLNDPDFNPVQEMIHLPIYRHLRRFILSVVVFGSIVLLMLWLPIRIIKLLFPTFLPYNVMLYSDAPVSELSLELLLLQVVLPALLEQGHTRQWLKRLVHAWTFTVGYVLDLHSYLLGDFEEEENQPNNNNNNNPPGRHNNNRILGLGEGLHAAHQAILQQGGPVGFQPYIRPMNFPLKITLLVIFMCVTLLMASLICLTLPVSAGRWLMSFWMGGAVVHELYTAASGLYVCWLSIRAATMLLSWMPQGRTVIMLKVHEWTVMIVKTMVVAVLLAGVIPLLLGLLFELVIVAPLRVPLDQTPLFYPWQDWALGVLHAKIIAAITLMGPQWWLKTVIEQVYANGIRNIDLLYIVRRLAAPVICVLLLSLCVPYTVSKGVTPLLAVQTEMQTLVERRIYPFLLMVVILLAILSFQIRQFKRLYEHIKNDKYLVGQRLVNYERRSTSASYSTS from the exons ATGGATACCGCTGAGGAag ATATTTGTCGGGTTTGTCGGTCAGAGGGGACCCAGGACAAGCCTCTTTACCATCCTTGTGTCTGCACTGGAAGCATCAAATTCATTCATCAAGAATG tctGCTCCAGTGGttgaaacacagcagaaaagAATACTGTGAACTATGTAAACACCGGTTTGCATTTAcaccaa tCTATTCTCCAGACATGCCGTCCCGTTTGCCTGTCCAGGACATTTTTGCAGGGCTGGTCACAAGTATTGGGACAGCCATCAGATACTGGTTTCACTACACACTGGTAGCCTTTGCTTGGCTTGGAGTGGTGCCTCTTACAGCAT GTCGtatttacaaatgtttatttactGGCTCCGTGAGCTCTCTCCTTACTCTACCATTAGATATGCTATCTAC ACAGAACCTGCTTGCTGATTGTCTCCAAGGTTGTTTTGTGGTCACGTGTACACTATGCGCCTTCATTAGCCTtgtgtggctcagagaacaAATAGTGCATGGTGGGGCCCCTCAGTGGTTGGAACAAAACCCAGTCCCCCTGGTACCAAACCCGCCACATGGCCCGGCTGCAGCCAATGAG GATCCTGGAGGGAATGGTGCAGAGAACGTTCCTGTTGGTGCTGATGCTGCAGAAGGCCAGAACCCTGCCAATCCGGCAGCAGCGGTTGACCAACATGAAGcaggtcaccatggagatgaggCTGAGCTTGAGGATGATGATGGTGAGGATGATGATGGTGAAGAAGACGATGATGAAGACGAGGAGGTCAGGGAGGAGGAGGCCGCAGACGCCAATAATGCAGGACAAG AAGATTTGAACTGGAATGCATTGGAATGGGATCGTGCTGCTGAGGAACTTACTTGGGAAAGG ATGCTGGGCCTGGATGGGTCCCTTGTTTTCCTG GAGCATGTCTTCTGGGTGGTTTCTCTCAACACACTTTTCATTCTGGTGTTTG CATTTTGCCCTTACCATATTGGCCATTTCTCAGTGGTGGGATTAGGGTTTGAAGAATAT ATCGAAGCATCACACTTTGAAGGGTTAATTACCACAATACTGGGCTACATCTTACTTGCTGGAGCTTTAATAGTGTTTCAT GCATTTGCTTCTTTGGTAAAGTTCCAGCGATCCAGGCGTCTACTGGGAGTCTGCTATATTGTTGTCAAG GTTTCACTCCTTGTTGTGATGGAAATTGGCTTGTTCCCTCTGATCTGTGGTTGGTGGCTTGACATCTGCTCATTG GAGATGTTTGATGCTACACTCAAAGACAGAGAGCAAAGTTTTGACTCTGCGCCTGGAACCACTCTGTTCCTCCATTGGTTGGTTGGAATGGTCTATGTTTTCTACTTTGCATCATTTATCCTTCTTCTCAGAGAA GTGCTCCGACCCGGTGTGCTGTGGTTCCTGAGAAATCTGAATGACCCAGATTTTAACCCAGTGCAAGAGATGATTCACCTTCCCATTTACAGGCACCTGCGGAGGTTCATTCTATCTGTG GTGGTGTTTGGCTCTATAGTCCTGCTGATGCTCTGGCTCCCTATCAGGATAATCAAACTACTCTTTCCTACCTTCCTTCCCTACAATGTCATGCTGTACAG TGATGCCCCTGTCAGTGAGCTGTCAttggagctgctgctgcttcaaGTGGTTCTCCCTGCGTTACTGGAGCAGGGACACACTCGACAGTGGCTCAAACGCCTTGTCCACGCCTGGACCTTTACTGTTGGATATGTGCT agatctCCATTCATACCTGCTTGGAGATtttgaagaggaggagaaccagcccaataacaacaataacaacaacccACCTGGTCGTCATAACAACAACAGGATACTTGGCTTGGGGGAGGGGCTTCATGCTGCTCATCAGGCTATTTTACAGCAGGGTGGTCCTGTTGGGTTTCAGCCATACATCCGACCCATGAACTTCCCTTTGAAG ATCACGTTGTTGGTTATCTTTATGTGTGTGACTTTGTTAATGGCCAGTCTCATCTGTCTCACTCTGCCAG TCTCCGCTGGTCgttggctgatgtctttctggATGGGCGGAGCTGTGGTCCATGAGCTCTACACAGCAGCCAGTGGTCTGTACGTGTGCTGGCTTTCCATCCGAGCTGCTACCATGTTGTTGTCCTGGATGCCTCAGGGACGAACTGTCATCATGCTCAAAGTGCATGAGTGGACCGTCATG ATTGTGAAGACGATGGTGGTGGCGGTGCTGTTGGCTGGTGTCATCCCTTTGCTCCTGGGTCTGCTGTTCGAGCTGGTCATTGTGGCTCCTCTCCGAGTCCCACTGGACCAGACGCCTCTGTTTTACCCCTGGCAG GACTGGGCTTTGGGTGTGCTCCACGCTAAAATTATAGCAGCAATAACACTAATGGGCCCGCAATGGTGGCTCAAAACAGTCATTGAACAG GTCTATGCTAATGGTATCCGTAACATTGACCTGCTTTATATTGTGAGGAGACTTGCTGCTCCAGTCAtctgtgtgctgctgctgtctTTATGTGTGCCATATACAGTCTCTAAAGGAGTCACACCGCTACTGG CCGTGCAGACTGAAATGCAGACACtggtggagaggagaatctATCCATTTCTGCTAATGGTCGTCATACTATTGGCTATTCTGTCCTTCCAGATCCGCCAGTTCAAAAGACTCTACGAGCACATTAAAAATGACAA ATACCTGGTTGGACAGCGGTTAGTTAACTATGAACGTAGGAGCACCAGTGCATCCTATAGCACCtcttaa